One stretch of Alphaproteobacteria bacterium DNA includes these proteins:
- a CDS encoding demethoxyubiquinone hydroxylase family protein gives MTLPKKTIQSMVRVNHAGEYGALRIYQGQLKVLGDSTVAQDLQHMLTQEQAHLKAFEDQLKLHNTAPTLLQPLWDKGAFLLGLGTALLGKKAAMACTVAVEEVIDEHYRSQLVQLSQDPSQKPLETLIETCRQEELDHRSIALESGARESKAYVPLTFGIKIACKAAIFLSKKI, from the coding sequence ATGACGCTGCCTAAAAAAACCATTCAATCCATGGTGCGGGTTAACCATGCGGGTGAATATGGAGCCTTACGCATTTACCAAGGCCAGCTGAAGGTTTTGGGTGATTCTACTGTAGCCCAGGACTTGCAACATATGTTGACCCAAGAACAAGCCCATTTAAAAGCCTTTGAAGATCAATTAAAACTCCACAACACCGCTCCCACCTTGCTGCAACCCCTGTGGGACAAGGGCGCTTTCTTGCTGGGCCTTGGAACAGCTTTGCTGGGCAAGAAAGCTGCCATGGCTTGCACCGTTGCCGTTGAGGAAGTCATTGACGAACACTACCGCAGTCAGCTGGTCCAGTTATCCCAAGACCCCTCTCAGAAACCCCTGGAAACCCTTATTGAGACCTGTCGCCAAGAGGAATTAGACCACAGGTCCATTGCCCTTGAAAGCGGCGCCCGGGAATCAAAAGCCTACGTCCCCCTTACTTTTG
- a CDS encoding disulfide bond formation protein B produces the protein MKNFILSQRFFMLFLFILSTAVLIVNFTLEHGFQMFPCQMCILERYPYSALLILSMISYFFPLHKIAPLVQAGIILTLLTSLGLSFYHVGLEYHFFNLPHFCGGGDPGHFENVEALKAYLSEQTQIVRCDIVLLKVLGHSLAEWNFFLSAALLGLTAYFIKNKKHDAA, from the coding sequence ATGAAAAATTTTATCCTCTCCCAGCGCTTTTTTATGTTGTTTCTCTTCATTCTGTCCACAGCAGTTTTGATAGTGAATTTCACCCTGGAGCATGGCTTTCAAATGTTCCCTTGTCAGATGTGTATTTTAGAGCGCTACCCTTATAGTGCCCTCCTTATCCTTTCCATGATCAGTTATTTCTTTCCCTTGCACAAAATAGCGCCTCTGGTTCAGGCTGGTATTATTCTAACCTTGCTTACCAGTTTGGGGCTTAGTTTTTATCATGTGGGGCTTGAATATCACTTCTTTAACCTTCCCCATTTCTGTGGGGGTGGAGATCCGGGCCATTTTGAAAATGTTGAGGCCCTGAAAGCCTATCTTTCTGAACAAACCCAAATTGTTCGGTGCGACATTGTTTTGCTTAAGGTTTTGGGACATTCTTTGGCGGAATGGAATTTCTTTTTGTCTGCGGCTTTGCTGGGCTTGACCGCATATTTCATCAAGAACAAAAAGCATGACGCTGCCTAA
- a CDS encoding CvpA family protein, with protein MFENINWFDIAMVILLVGSAVFGFLTGFTDKFFSALSWVGAGLLTLHLYPYLRPWVGSFIDQNFLAAIVTIAAVFLVLLITFKLGVSFLSKSVKDSPLGSLDRGLGILFGAFTGFLFLIAVYLGLQCSLSATSYPESLNKSKIWPFVAIGSTYVERLIPVKLPKLDEGPTAAENRAARERLMQKFSHAPSQKSQKPSVGYPAKDRAALDTIFSTTE; from the coding sequence ATGTTTGAAAATATAAATTGGTTTGATATTGCGATGGTAATCCTTTTGGTGGGGTCAGCTGTCTTTGGCTTCCTGACTGGATTCACAGATAAATTTTTTTCAGCCTTAAGCTGGGTAGGGGCGGGGCTCTTGACCCTACATCTTTACCCCTATTTGCGTCCTTGGGTGGGTTCTTTCATTGATCAAAATTTTTTGGCGGCAATTGTGACCATTGCGGCGGTTTTCCTGGTTCTATTGATTACCTTTAAACTGGGCGTAAGCTTTTTATCCAAAAGCGTGAAAGACAGCCCCCTGGGTAGTTTGGATCGGGGGTTAGGCATTCTTTTTGGAGCATTTACTGGATTTTTATTCCTGATCGCTGTCTATCTAGGGTTGCAGTGTTCCTTGTCTGCTACCTCTTATCCAGAATCTTTAAACAAGTCCAAGATCTGGCCTTTTGTGGCAATTGGAAGCACCTATGTTGAAAGGCTGATTCCCGTAAAATTACCAAAGTTGGACGAGGGACCAACGGCCGCTGAAAATCGGGCCGCACGGGAAAGACTTATGCAGAAATTCTCCCATGCTCCCTCTCAAAAATCCCAAAAGCCCTCCGTCGGCTATCCTGCTAAGGATCGCGCCGCTTTAGACACTATATTTTCTACCACGGAGTAG
- a CDS encoding MFS transporter, giving the protein MIKKTRILFASIIGTALEFYDFMLYAVFLEAIAQSYFPNDDVMTNQIFGHVGFVAAFLMRPFGASVFGYIGDRWGRRKALILSISLMGIPTLIIGILPTYTQIGVWASVILIASRLFQGLCTGGEYNGSAIFALEHVGKRYPGMTGGLITGASVIGALFATLMGLLLKQEGMPSWGWRLAFVLGGVVSLVGLYIRLYTSESPAFQKMKKEHKTERAPLMSAITRDWSSSLTTIVIGTLNGVLSYTLFKFLDIYLCHHLCMDQREVLKFSSVGIIVYIFSAPTMGFLLDKMGGPKMLTRACIFVFIAALPLYYLLQQKSPGSLLAAQILLGLCVASIAGPQHAFVQTIFPVADRYSGVSFNYCVGMALGGGGGPLLMELAVTYFGNLYLPAFFLMTVSFIGFWAIYLRSRQNRFYS; this is encoded by the coding sequence ATGATAAAAAAGACACGCATACTTTTCGCCAGCATTATCGGTACAGCCCTAGAATTCTATGACTTCATGCTTTATGCTGTTTTCCTGGAAGCCATCGCCCAATCTTACTTTCCCAATGATGACGTCATGACGAATCAAATCTTTGGCCATGTAGGGTTTGTAGCCGCCTTTTTGATGCGCCCCTTTGGGGCCTCTGTCTTTGGGTATATTGGGGATAGGTGGGGCCGTCGCAAGGCGCTGATTCTATCAATTTCTTTGATGGGCATTCCCACACTGATTATCGGTATTTTGCCAACCTATACGCAAATTGGGGTGTGGGCGTCAGTTATTTTAATTGCAAGCCGTCTTTTCCAAGGCCTTTGTACCGGCGGAGAATATAACGGATCAGCCATTTTTGCGCTGGAACATGTGGGTAAAAGATATCCGGGCATGACCGGTGGTCTTATTACAGGCGCCAGTGTGATTGGGGCCCTATTTGCGACCCTGATGGGGCTTTTGCTGAAACAAGAGGGCATGCCAAGTTGGGGATGGCGCTTGGCTTTCGTTCTAGGCGGCGTGGTTAGTCTGGTTGGACTTTACATAAGACTTTATACGTCTGAAAGCCCGGCTTTCCAAAAGATGAAAAAAGAACACAAAACTGAGCGGGCACCGTTGATGTCAGCCATTACGCGGGATTGGTCCTCTTCTTTGACCACCATTGTTATTGGAACCTTAAATGGTGTTTTATCTTATACTCTGTTTAAGTTTTTAGACATTTACTTGTGTCACCACCTGTGCATGGATCAGCGAGAAGTTTTGAAATTTAGCTCAGTCGGCATTATTGTCTACATATTTTCAGCCCCTACCATGGGGTTCCTTCTGGATAAAATGGGGGGGCCAAAAATGTTAACGCGGGCCTGTATTTTTGTGTTTATTGCCGCCCTGCCCTTGTATTATTTATTACAGCAAAAATCACCAGGATCGTTACTAGCGGCGCAAATTTTGTTGGGGCTTTGTGTGGCCAGCATTGCGGGCCCTCAACATGCCTTTGTGCAGACTATTTTCCCCGTTGCAGACAGGTACAGCGGCGTTTCCTTTAACTATTGCGTAGGCATGGCTTTAGGCGGCGGTGGGGGGCCCCTGTTGATGGAATTAGCAGTCACTTATTTCGGAAACCTTTATCTTCCTGCATTTTTCTTGATGACCGTAAGTTTCATTGGGTTCTGGGCCATTTACCTAAGAAGCCGGCAAAACAGATTTTATAGTTGA
- a CDS encoding F0F1 ATP synthase subunit epsilon: MRPLLQCHFIAPAKKATVDDLDLVTLPGDQGEFGVLPHHAPMLVALTKGIVRLHRKQDVFQYYFIESGFASISKKTCTISCENFSLLNDLDPKVLEADLKRYHDDLAGLTIEDDRRSLQNKIVMVEEMLEAWKKQSMNK; encoded by the coding sequence ATGCGCCCTTTGCTTCAATGTCACTTTATTGCACCTGCCAAGAAAGCAACCGTTGACGACCTTGATTTAGTGACTCTTCCTGGTGATCAGGGAGAATTTGGCGTGCTACCCCACCACGCCCCCATGCTTGTGGCTTTGACTAAGGGTATTGTGCGCTTGCACAGAAAACAGGATGTCTTTCAATATTACTTTATAGAGTCTGGTTTTGCCTCAATTTCTAAGAAAACTTGCACGATCTCTTGCGAAAACTTTTCTTTGCTGAATGATTTGGATCCAAAAGTATTGGAAGCTGATCTAAAGCGATACCATGATGACCTTGCAGGGCTTACTATTGAAGATGATCGTCGTTCCCTGCAGAATAAGATCGTTATGGTAGAAGAAATGCTGGAAGCCTGGAAAAAACAAAGCATGAACAAATAA
- a CDS encoding HIT domain-containing protein, protein MIHYDPENIFAKILRSEIPCKKVYEDDYALAFADIFPKAPLHILVIPKGAYTCFSDFSQRASDPEIVGFFKAVECVTQQTGAHKDGYRLISNKGANAHQEVPHFHVHVLGGKSLGGF, encoded by the coding sequence ATGATACATTACGACCCCGAAAATATTTTTGCCAAGATCTTGCGGTCTGAAATTCCTTGCAAAAAAGTGTACGAGGATGACTATGCTCTTGCCTTTGCGGATATTTTTCCGAAGGCGCCCCTTCATATATTGGTGATTCCAAAGGGGGCTTATACGTGCTTCTCTGACTTTAGCCAACGAGCCTCTGACCCAGAAATTGTAGGGTTTTTTAAAGCCGTTGAATGTGTCACCCAACAAACCGGCGCTCACAAGGATGGATACCGACTTATTTCCAACAAGGGTGCTAATGCTCATCAAGAAGTACCTCACTTCCACGTACATGTTCTGGGAGGCAAATCTTTGGGGGGATTCTAG
- the nuoI gene encoding NADH-quinone oxidoreductase subunit NuoI, which yields MITVNWDWILLVRRFFQAFGRTFSHIFKRKVTLNYPFEKAPLSPRFRGELALRRYESGQERCIACKLCEAACPAQAITIESAVREDGHPYAARFDLDMTKCIYCGMCEEACPVEAIVMGPNYEFSTETKEELMYTKEKLLSNGDQWENALAERLKSQEPQ from the coding sequence ATGATCACCGTAAATTGGGACTGGATTTTGCTTGTTAGACGGTTTTTCCAAGCGTTTGGAAGAACGTTCTCGCATATTTTTAAACGCAAAGTCACCCTTAATTATCCTTTTGAAAAGGCCCCTTTGAGCCCCAGATTCCGGGGAGAGCTTGCCCTGCGCCGTTATGAAAGTGGCCAAGAACGCTGTATCGCTTGCAAATTGTGTGAAGCCGCCTGCCCCGCCCAAGCTATTACCATCGAAAGCGCTGTTCGGGAAGACGGGCACCCCTATGCCGCCCGATTTGATTTAGATATGACAAAATGTATCTATTGTGGCATGTGTGAGGAAGCTTGCCCCGTTGAGGCCATCGTTATGGGCCCCAACTATGAATTTTCGACAGAAACTAAGGAAGAACTGATGTACACCAAGGAAAAATTGTTATCCAACGGTGACCAATGGGAAAATGCCTTGGCGGAACGCCTAAAGAGCCAGGAGCCCCAATGA
- a CDS encoding NADH-quinone oxidoreductase subunit J, protein MNFLTDYFIDGVFYTFAFGIIASCTLLIFSKTTLYAALSLIAVFFNASALLILMEADFMGLILLLMYVGAIAVLFLFGMMMTTGPNSEDLRLKLSEKILLLIVSLLMVTEFGFLLLVKAGNPSQKFLQTSSTEVLKIQSLGEVLYTDYFLIFQLLGVVLFIAMVSVVALLNPDKEGSPKKQGIFKDPGRSRITLHGKESPVKGEE, encoded by the coding sequence ATGAATTTCTTGACAGATTATTTTATAGATGGTGTGTTTTATACCTTTGCTTTCGGTATTATCGCCAGTTGTACGCTTTTAATTTTTTCCAAAACAACCCTTTATGCGGCCCTATCTCTTATTGCGGTTTTCTTTAATGCCAGTGCTCTTTTAATTTTGATGGAGGCTGACTTCATGGGGCTTATCTTGCTGCTTATGTATGTGGGGGCTATTGCTGTTCTGTTTCTGTTTGGCATGATGATGACAACGGGTCCTAATTCAGAGGATCTTCGGCTAAAACTTTCTGAAAAAATTTTGCTACTGATAGTCAGTTTACTTATGGTGACAGAATTTGGGTTTCTGCTACTGGTTAAGGCGGGGAACCCTTCACAAAAATTCTTGCAGACTTCCTCAACCGAGGTTTTAAAGATTCAATCTTTGGGAGAAGTTTTGTATACGGATTACTTCCTAATTTTTCAGCTTTTGGGGGTTGTTTTGTTCATTGCTATGGTTTCGGTGGTTGCCCTTCTAAACCCAGATAAAGAGGGATCACCCAAAAAACAGGGCATTTTTAAAGATCCTGGCCGCAGCCGTATTACCTTGCATGGCAAGGAGAGTCCGGTAAAGGGAGAAGAATAG
- a CDS encoding MFS transporter, whose amino-acid sequence MKQLIAKSLILAAILLMDLLAGMEFDLFAPSFPELQQQFNLTPFWVEALLSVNFIGYFLSLFAVGSLADRYGRKPIIVLGLVIFILGSIMCLYSPSYAVLLIGRFFQGVGVAAPAILSFLIIADIYPLKQQQSLYAVLNGVMNAAVGIAPVLGSYISLYFHWQGNFVALLLLGVATLLMTIPFIPTAKAADHKEPFSLKEYLPIFKSKPLLLIMLHFVFAYTPYWIFVGMSPLLYMEELGVSLAYFGYYQGALALLFAVGTLLSTMLVNRFDQKKMLRISLCLEWGSLLSIAVITFSNSTNPLFITLSMLPYIVAGIIPNILLYPICLNFMPQAKGRVSAALRGTHLVCTAISLQLAGYVYSGSFKSIGLLMIVFVFLGALMLGWALKNAELMSFLEKKE is encoded by the coding sequence ATGAAGCAACTTATCGCTAAAAGTTTAATCCTGGCCGCAATTCTTTTGATGGATTTGCTGGCGGGGATGGAATTTGACCTGTTTGCCCCCAGTTTTCCTGAGTTGCAACAACAGTTTAACCTGACCCCATTTTGGGTTGAGGCTCTGTTGTCTGTCAACTTCATAGGCTATTTTCTAAGTTTATTTGCTGTAGGCAGTCTAGCAGACCGATACGGGCGCAAACCCATTATCGTTCTGGGGCTTGTGATCTTCATTCTGGGGAGCATTATGTGTTTATATTCGCCCTCCTATGCCGTTCTGTTGATTGGTCGGTTTTTCCAGGGGGTAGGGGTGGCTGCCCCAGCAATTCTGAGCTTTTTAATCATTGCAGATATTTACCCCCTTAAGCAGCAACAGTCTTTGTATGCGGTTCTTAATGGGGTTATGAATGCTGCCGTTGGCATAGCACCTGTTCTGGGTAGTTATATCAGTTTGTATTTCCATTGGCAGGGGAATTTTGTGGCTCTTTTGTTGTTAGGGGTGGCTACCTTGTTAATGACTATACCCTTTATTCCGACTGCAAAAGCTGCTGATCATAAGGAACCCTTTTCCCTGAAAGAATACCTGCCCATATTTAAGTCAAAACCCTTGCTTTTGATCATGTTGCATTTCGTTTTTGCCTATACTCCTTATTGGATTTTTGTGGGTATGTCACCTTTACTGTATATGGAGGAGCTGGGGGTAAGTTTGGCCTATTTCGGCTACTATCAGGGGGCTTTAGCCCTTTTATTTGCCGTGGGGACGTTGCTTTCAACCATGCTGGTCAATCGGTTTGATCAAAAGAAAATGTTGCGGATTTCTTTGTGTCTGGAATGGGGATCTCTGCTGAGTATTGCTGTTATTACCTTTTCGAATAGCACAAATCCCTTATTTATTACCCTTTCTATGTTGCCCTATATTGTGGCGGGAATCATACCTAATATACTGCTTTACCCCATATGTCTGAATTTCATGCCCCAAGCAAAAGGACGGGTGTCTGCGGCTTTGCGGGGCACCCATCTGGTTTGCACGGCTATTAGCCTTCAATTGGCCGGATACGTCTATTCTGGTTCTTTTAAAAGCATAGGTCTGCTTATGATAGTTTTTGTCTTTTTAGGAGCCCTTATGTTGGGCTGGGCTCTTAAAAACGCCGAACTGATGAGCTTCCTTGAAAAGAAGGAATGA
- the lptD gene encoding LPS assembly protein LptD: protein MKPVLYLLIILMCSLSAHAKQRDPISTLSNVTHSDEKKKLKDQDVLVHADDVTYEDELSLVIARGNVQISDGEEVLRADTVTYNKKLNTVSASGNVRLYKQTGELITGNYAELSDAMKKGFIDKIYLVTPFEERFAADKGYKDDKIITMENAIYSPCELCKKDKHRSLTWQVRASKIIRDEESMDISYRNLVLDFKGVPVFYMPYFKHPDPSVERRSGILMPSFSNNSELGSTVIVPLYWTINPQNDITLQPTYMSKQGPLVSGEYRGLFTKGFINLSGSTTKTNDITGTPTTQKTNPSEQHGHFLGSTRFDLTDHWRFKGDMARVSTPTYFRKYFFIENGRYYGNSTLDSQGFFEGFYDKNYIAVGAYDFQNLSATVSNKTAPLIAPVVEMDLRSDTDSLGGTWHGGWDQNYITRTLGTKVGRVSTWGNYNLPYISSIGTSHLLEAEVRGDVYDIRNFQYAGSSDPAVKQTKGRVIPTLSLSNGYPLIQYFGKNSFVLEPTVKGVLAPNNMNNIKLPNEDSQDFEFDTTNLLKTDRFPGFDLVDGGQRVSYGVNFNFYNGKSDQLVKGFVGQSYSFSKERQFPQYSGVYKGKSDYVSSLGVMPHKYLTANWIARFDRKDLKVNKNLIQVVAGPPILTLNLDYVMIARQFVNNQYVERKQLTTALSSQFHEEWSTYLRVTKELGSYQPGDLEHGAGLKYQNDCFFTHLEAFRTFYQDRDLRPSKTVMLTLGFKNLGSYSTGRLNLNTIGQTIPDDPNAPTTAPVP from the coding sequence ATGAAGCCAGTTCTGTATCTCCTAATCATTCTTATGTGCAGCCTGTCTGCCCATGCAAAGCAGCGAGATCCTATCAGTACACTTTCTAATGTGACTCACTCGGATGAAAAGAAAAAGCTTAAGGATCAAGATGTGTTGGTTCACGCGGATGATGTGACCTATGAAGACGAGCTAAGTCTGGTGATTGCCCGGGGAAATGTGCAAATTTCTGACGGGGAAGAGGTTTTACGGGCCGATACTGTCACTTATAACAAAAAGCTCAATACGGTTTCTGCCTCAGGCAATGTGCGCCTTTATAAACAAACGGGTGAATTGATTACGGGAAATTACGCCGAACTTAGCGACGCTATGAAAAAGGGATTTATCGACAAAATTTACCTTGTAACGCCCTTTGAAGAAAGATTTGCGGCAGATAAGGGGTATAAAGACGACAAAATTATTACCATGGAAAATGCTATTTATTCTCCCTGTGAACTTTGTAAGAAAGATAAGCATAGATCGCTTACATGGCAGGTAAGGGCTTCTAAAATCATTCGTGATGAAGAGAGCATGGATATTTCCTATCGGAATTTAGTTCTAGATTTTAAGGGTGTGCCAGTCTTTTATATGCCTTACTTTAAGCATCCCGACCCTAGTGTTGAAAGAAGATCTGGTATTTTAATGCCATCTTTTTCAAATAACAGCGAGCTGGGGAGTACGGTTATTGTTCCCCTTTACTGGACGATAAACCCCCAAAATGATATTACCTTGCAACCGACTTATATGTCTAAGCAAGGACCCCTGGTTAGTGGAGAATATCGCGGCCTTTTTACGAAGGGATTTATTAATCTTTCTGGAAGTACGACCAAAACGAATGATATTACGGGAACACCCACAACCCAAAAAACAAATCCCTCAGAGCAGCACGGGCACTTTTTGGGATCAACCCGCTTTGATTTAACAGATCATTGGCGGTTTAAGGGTGATATGGCGCGGGTTTCAACACCCACCTATTTCCGTAAATATTTTTTCATAGAAAATGGCCGGTATTATGGCAACAGCACCTTGGATAGTCAGGGATTTTTCGAAGGATTTTATGACAAAAACTACATTGCCGTGGGGGCCTATGACTTTCAAAATTTAAGTGCTACGGTCAGCAATAAGACAGCACCTTTAATAGCGCCTGTTGTTGAAATGGATCTTCGGTCTGACACAGATTCTTTGGGCGGCACGTGGCATGGGGGCTGGGATCAAAACTATATTACGCGTACTTTAGGAACAAAGGTGGGCCGTGTCTCTACCTGGGGAAACTATAATCTGCCCTACATTTCCTCAATTGGCACATCACACCTTTTAGAAGCGGAAGTGCGTGGGGATGTTTATGATATTCGCAACTTTCAATATGCCGGTAGCAGCGATCCAGCTGTGAAGCAGACAAAAGGGCGGGTTATTCCGACTCTTTCTTTGAGTAATGGGTATCCTTTGATTCAGTATTTCGGGAAAAATTCTTTTGTTTTGGAACCCACAGTAAAGGGGGTTTTAGCCCCCAACAACATGAATAATATCAAGTTGCCCAACGAAGATAGCCAAGACTTTGAATTTGATACAACCAATCTTTTGAAAACAGATCGCTTCCCTGGATTTGACTTGGTGGATGGGGGGCAACGGGTCAGTTATGGCGTAAATTTCAACTTTTATAATGGAAAATCTGATCAGCTTGTTAAAGGTTTTGTGGGGCAAAGCTATAGCTTTTCAAAAGAGCGGCAATTTCCCCAGTACAGTGGTGTGTATAAAGGAAAATCAGATTATGTAAGTTCTTTGGGTGTTATGCCTCATAAATATTTAACAGCCAATTGGATAGCCAGATTCGATAGAAAAGATCTGAAAGTAAATAAGAATTTGATCCAAGTTGTTGCGGGGCCACCTATTCTGACCCTCAATTTGGATTACGTGATGATTGCACGCCAATTTGTGAACAACCAGTATGTTGAGCGCAAACAGCTCACAACAGCCCTTAGTAGTCAATTCCATGAGGAATGGAGCACCTATCTTAGGGTTACAAAAGAATTAGGGAGCTACCAACCCGGAGATCTAGAGCATGGTGCGGGGCTTAAGTACCAAAATGACTGTTTTTTCACACACCTTGAAGCCTTTAGAACTTTCTACCAAGATCGTGATCTGCGGCCATCTAAAACCGTTATGTTGACTCTGGGCTTCAAGAATTTGGGTTCCTATTCAACGGGTAGATTGAATCTGAATACAATTGGGCAAACAATTCCAGATGACCCCAATGCCCCCACAACTGCCCCAGTGCCATAA
- a CDS encoding LptF/LptG family permease, giving the protein MKSYVFPRYLAKLLSSWFGILAFAFSFIILLFNTIELLRRTHNHSHITLRKILPISLMELPNLLDQLTPFMFLFATMFVLWNLSRKSELVVVRAAGFSIWSVLNPLALSAAVYGVLYLILLNPFISLTHREADRVFGKVFGQSRDLSALSKTGVWLRQSEENSYTIVHIGTVENTKSFKNITLYNFSQDSDFFHRIDSPQAFLTEEGWLLKNASLSESNELIEDVGDYLWSTDLTMTKLQQSLDSPYSMSVWKLPGFITLMEESGFLSHEYKLHFYTLLLKPILFISMVLLGGIVAFQNSRRQNGLRLIITGLFMGFGLYLLHYLFYSLGKTSAVPIWISACAPTFISLLVAIILLLHLEERPK; this is encoded by the coding sequence ATGAAATCTTATGTTTTTCCTAGGTATCTTGCTAAACTGCTTAGTTCTTGGTTTGGTATTTTAGCTTTTGCTTTTTCCTTTATTATCCTTCTTTTTAATACAATAGAATTGTTGCGACGTACGCACAACCATAGCCATATTACTTTAAGAAAAATCTTACCTATTAGCTTGATGGAACTTCCTAATTTACTGGATCAATTGACCCCATTCATGTTCCTTTTTGCAACCATGTTTGTTTTATGGAATCTAAGCCGTAAGTCGGAACTGGTGGTGGTCAGGGCGGCTGGCTTTTCAATTTGGTCTGTTTTAAATCCCCTGGCTTTGTCTGCGGCTGTTTATGGGGTTTTGTATCTTATTTTGTTGAACCCCTTTATTTCCCTGACGCATCGAGAGGCTGACCGCGTTTTTGGCAAGGTTTTTGGGCAATCTCGCGATCTATCTGCGCTTTCCAAGACGGGCGTGTGGTTGCGACAGTCGGAAGAAAATTCCTATACCATTGTGCATATTGGAACGGTAGAAAACACAAAAAGTTTCAAAAACATTACCTTGTACAATTTTTCCCAAGACAGTGACTTTTTTCATAGAATCGATAGCCCCCAGGCTTTTTTGACGGAAGAGGGCTGGCTTTTGAAGAATGCGTCTCTTTCTGAGTCCAATGAACTGATTGAGGATGTGGGCGATTACCTGTGGTCAACAGATCTGACCATGACAAAACTGCAGCAAAGTCTTGATTCTCCTTACTCAATGTCTGTATGGAAATTACCAGGTTTTATCACTTTGATGGAAGAGTCTGGTTTTTTAAGCCATGAGTATAAACTGCATTTTTATACTCTGCTTCTTAAGCCCATACTTTTTATAAGCATGGTGTTACTGGGTGGGATTGTGGCCTTTCAAAACTCAAGGCGACAAAACGGTCTTCGGCTGATTATCACAGGCCTTTTTATGGGCTTTGGCCTTTATTTATTGCACTATTTGTTCTATTCCCTGGGCAAAACATCTGCAGTTCCTATTTGGATTTCAGCGTGTGCCCCTACCTTTATTAGTTTGCTTGTTGCTATTATTTTATTGTTACATCTAGAGGAACGTCCAAAATGA
- a CDS encoding LptF/LptG family permease, whose amino-acid sequence MRSVRKFSRYILRQLFVSAFLVSAILVGTLWIVQSLKFFDLVLKTQESLSSFLSLMLYALPDLLVIIIPLACFVAVLFVYNKLHSDRELSVLSAAGFSPWVLAKPALKFGLTATFLIYAINIFVLPWSFQKMRDLEYDLKKSLPGILLQEGVFNSFNDITIYVHEKQGNDLKGVLAYMQKDGGRPSTFLAKEGRLVFMGQTPQIVMVDGSRQEFDPQNKSLSVLYFDQTVVSLFEEQLNQAARPKKPYELTLGELLAPDFVVNFASKQRLYAEGYQRLLTPWYAFGFISVVLSFLLLTPFRRQAQTGAIFKSVMAVLALQVSCIFLINLGTHYWQALWGAYALMGMAITGCLFALREPKI is encoded by the coding sequence ATGCGATCCGTAAGAAAATTTTCACGTTACATTCTGCGTCAGCTTTTTGTGAGCGCATTCCTTGTGTCTGCCATTTTGGTTGGAACCCTATGGATTGTACAGTCTTTGAAATTCTTCGATCTTGTTTTGAAAACTCAAGAGTCTTTATCTTCTTTCCTTTCTTTAATGCTTTATGCCTTGCCAGACTTGTTAGTCATCATTATCCCATTGGCCTGCTTTGTTGCGGTTTTGTTTGTGTATAATAAGCTGCATAGTGATCGGGAATTATCTGTATTATCGGCAGCGGGTTTTAGCCCCTGGGTTTTGGCAAAGCCTGCCTTAAAGTTTGGATTGACGGCCACTTTCTTGATTTATGCCATTAATATTTTTGTTTTGCCCTGGTCTTTTCAAAAGATGAGAGATCTGGAATATGATTTAAAGAAATCCTTGCCGGGCATTTTGTTGCAAGAGGGGGTTTTTAACTCGTTTAACGATATCACCATCTATGTGCATGAAAAGCAGGGGAATGATTTAAAAGGCGTGCTTGCGTACATGCAAAAAGACGGTGGACGCCCATCAACCTTTCTGGCCAAAGAAGGGCGCCTTGTATTTATGGGGCAAACACCTCAAATTGTGATGGTAGATGGGTCTCGTCAAGAGTTTGATCCCCAAAATAAAAGTTTGTCTGTGCTTTATTTTGATCAGACCGTGGTTTCTCTATTCGAAGAACAGCTGAATCAGGCGGCTAGACCCAAGAAGCCCTATGAGCTGACTTTGGGGGAACTTTTGGCGCCCGACTTTGTTGTAAATTTTGCCTCAAAACAACGTTTATACGCTGAAGGCTATCAAAGACTGTTGACACCATGGTACGCTTTTGGGTTTATTAGTGTGGTCTTAAGTTTTCTGCTGCTGACACCTTTTCGACGGCAAGCGCAAACGGGGGCTATCTTCAAAAGTGTTATGGCGGTTTTAGCATTGCAAGTATCTTGTATTTTTTTGATTAATTTAGGAACCCATTATTGGCAGGCTCTTTGGGGGGCTTATGCTTTGATGGGGATGGCCATTACGGGGTGCCTATTCGCCTTGCGGGAACCGAAGATATGA